One Anaerobiospirillum thomasii DNA segment encodes these proteins:
- a CDS encoding rhomboid family intramembrane serine protease, with translation MCRQLWCALTFCLWFTAIEVICVIAYVYGLFDANSVYALLCLYDIRQITDSAQIWRLLTPIFVHFSILHIAFNLVMFEAFARGIENKIGTVKIYPWLYPQDLYQMPCSFYCKTMKQDPFWWTLWRGLCGYWLYGYALTPQGSTR, from the coding sequence ATCTGCAGACAGCTCTGGTGCGCTTTAACTTTCTGTCTGTGGTTTACAGCCATTGAAGTTATCTGTGTCATTGCCTATGTCTATGGTCTGTTTGATGCCAACAGTGTCTATGCACTGCTGTGTCTTTACGATATAAGGCAGATAACGGATAGTGCTCAAATATGGAGACTTTTAACTCCAATTTTTGTACATTTTTCTATTTTGCACATTGCCTTTAATCTCGTTATGTTTGAGGCCTTTGCTCGCGGCATAGAAAATAAAATTGGCACTGTAAAGATATATCCTTGGTTATATCCTCAGGACTTATATCAAATGCCCTGCAGTTTTTACTGCAAAACCATGAAACAGGATCCATTTTGGTGGACTCTCTGGCGTGGTTTATGCGGTTATTGGTTATATGGCTATGCTCTCACGCCGCAAGGATCTACCAGATGA